One window of Salmo salar chromosome ssa11, Ssal_v3.1, whole genome shotgun sequence genomic DNA carries:
- the mesd1 gene encoding Mesoderm development candidate 1 has protein sequence MASSGSGRSASEGSSSTQSSSLQQRKKLSSICDTCKGKMQLVADLLLLCSETRPVVTADGVAVAETFEQCRDTVIARTKELSILTHDIQSQLNMGRFVEVGDRLLEMGDLVVSLTECSAHAAYLAAVETSGSQPCLPGLVDRYKVTRCRHEVEQSCGILRVTPLPDLTPQLLLELSQNISCNLKTLTDASGLASERSKDRFAKEQFKLSVKSISTSGTALLACVREVKTQPSELTRSRCVLFSAALVQAVNALVGFATEPQFLGRAASVSPEGKGVQTAVLGGAMSVVSACVLLTQGLRDVSQHPESSTKMADYRERLRNSACAVSDGCTLLSQALRERSSPRTLPPVNSHSVN, from the coding sequence ATGGCTAGTAGTGGCTCAGGGAGGTCAGCTAGCGAGGGTTCCAGCAGCACACAGAGCAGCAGCTTGCAGCAGAGGAAGAAGCTCTCGTCCATCTGTGACACGTGTAAGGGCAAGATGCAGCTGGTTGCCGACCTCCTCCTGCTCTGCAGTGAGACACGGCCCGTGGTCACCGCGGATGGTGTGGCAGTGGCCGAGACCTTTGAGCAGTGCCGCGACACGGTCATCGCCCGCACCAAGGAACTCTCCATCCTCACCCACGACATCCAGTCGCAGCTCAACATGGGCCGCTTCGTCGAGGTGGGAGACCGCTTACTAGAGATGGGGGACCTGGTGGTGTCGTTGACCGAGTGTTCGGCGCACGCCGCATACCTAGCGGCGGTGGAGACCTCGGGTTCTCAGCCGTGTCTGCCAGGGCTGGTGGACCGCTACAAAGTGACACGGTGCCGCCACGAGGTGGAGCAGAGCTGCGGCATCCTCCGGGTCACGCCGCTGCCGGACCTCACGCCCCAGCTTCTACTGGAGCTATCTCAGAACATATCCTGCAACCTCAAGACCCTGACAGATGCCTCGGGCCTGGCCAGCGAGAGGTCCAAAGACCGCTTCGCCAAAGAACAGTTCAAGCTCAGCGTCAAGAGCATTAGCACGAGCGGCACGGCCCTCTTGGCCTGCGTCCGGGAAGTCAAGACGCAGCCCAGCGAGCTGACGCGCAGCCGCTGCGTCCTGTTCAGCGCGGCGCTGGTCCAAGCGGTAAACGCATTGGTCGGGTTTGCCACGGAACCGCAGTTTTTAGGCCGGGCGGCGAGCGTGTCACCCGAGGGGAAGGGTGTGCAGACGGCAGTTCTGGGCGGCGCCATGAGCGTGGTGTCAGCGTGCGTCCTTCTCACTCAGGGCCTCCGGGACGTCTCCCAGCATCCAGAGAGCAGCACTAAGATGGCGGACTACAGGGAGCGCTTGCGCAACTCGGCCTGCGCGGTGTCGGACGGCTGCACGCTGCTCTCACAGGCGCTGAGGGAGAGGTCTTCACCCAGGACTCTACCGCCAGTTAATTCCCATTCTGTGAATTAG
- the LOC106562689 gene encoding LRP chaperone MESD has protein sequence MAADFRWGCVVLLLCTYLICILATDGQNNKPKKKKDIRDYNDADMARLLEEWEKDDDIEEGDLPEHRRSPPPIDFSKVDASKPEELLKMSKKGKTLMVFATVAGEPTEKETEEVTSLWQSSLFNANFDIQRFVVGSNRVIFMLRDGSFAWEVKDFLVAQERCAEVTVEGQVFPGKAAKKDDSAKAKQQNEVNTKKKGKKKSEGKKPDLDGNSASKDKVEL, from the exons ATGGCGGCGGACTTCAGGTGGGGATGTGTTGTGCTTTTGCTCTGTACATATTTGATATGTATTTTAGCAACGGACGGTCAAAATAACAAGCCCAAGAAGAAGAAAGATATCCGGGATTACAATGATGCTGATATGGCACGGCTTTTGGAAGAATGGGAG AAAGACGATGACATCGAGGAGGGCGACCTCCCTGAGCACAGACGGTCCCCCCCGCCTATCGACTTTTCCAAGGTGGATGCTTCCAAGCCTGAGGAGCTGCTGAAGATGTCCAAGAAGGGAAAAACTCTGATGGTGTTTGCCACGGTGGCGGGAGAGCCTACGGAGAAGGAAACTGAGGAGGTGACCAGTCTGTGGCAGAGCAGCCTCTTCAATGCCAATTTTGACATCCAGAG GTTCGTGGTGGGCTCCAACCGGGTCATCTTCATGCTGCGAGATGGCAGCTTCGCATGGGAGGTCAAGGACTTCCTGGTGGCCCAGGAGCGCTGCGCCGAGGTCACCGTGGAAGGCCAGGTGTTCCCCGGGAAAGCCGCCAAGAAAGATGACAGCGCCAAGGCAAAGCAGCAGAACGAAGTGAACACCAAAAAGAAGGGCAAGAAGAAGTCGGAGGGCAAGAAACCCGACCTGGACGGCAACAGCGCGAGTAAAGACAAGGTTGAACTGTGA